DNA sequence from the Bacteroidia bacterium genome:
TCTTGACGCCCAAATTAGACGAACTTTTCAAAATAATTGAAAAATAGATGATACACAGAGAAGGATACAAAACTATTTTATGGGCTACATTTGGGTTAGTTTTAGTTTATAGTTCGTGTTATTTTTTGTATCCAAAGTATACTTTTGGTGCGATTAGTGTAGCTTGTGTAAGTACTGTGTTATGGTTGTTTGTATTGCAATTTTTTAGAAATCCGAGTGTTTGTGTTCCACAGCAGAGTAATGTAGTAGTAGCTCCTGCTCATGGAAAGGTGGTAGTCATTGAGAAGGTTATGCATCAAGGTAAGGAGTGGATACAGGTTTCTATTTTTATGAGTCCTTTTGATGTGCATGTCAATCGCAGTCCTATATCGGGAGTAGTAAAAAAGGTGGAATACTTTGCGGGGAGT
Encoded proteins:
- a CDS encoding phosphatidylserine decarboxylase family protein, translating into MIHREGYKTILWATFGLVLVYSSCYFLYPKYTFGAISVACVSTVLWLFVLQFFRNPSVCVPQQSNVVVAPAHGKVVVIEKVMHQGKEWIQVSIFMSPFDVHVNRSPISGVVKKVEYFAGSHRPAWQPKASLQNERTYIEIQNEHILIAMRQIAGAMARRIVCYLKQNETVSLGQEIGFIKFGSRVDVLMPTWVDLQVELNTSVVGGKSVLATYTT